A stretch of Pseudomonadota bacterium DNA encodes these proteins:
- a CDS encoding type II toxin-antitoxin system prevent-host-death family antitoxin, which translates to ICRKEDKLMIINVSKAKTSLSKLVDMAYHGEEVIISKNNLPLVDLVPHKPKVKRKLGLLAGKIKIPDDFLDENKEINVMFYGEQS; encoded by the coding sequence AATTTGTCGCAAAGAGGATAAGCTTATGATTATTAACGTATCCAAAGCAAAAACAAGTCTTTCCAAGCTCGTAGATATGGCTTATCACGGTGAAGAGGTAATAATCTCAAAGAATAATTTACCCTTGGTTGACTTGGTGCCCCATAAACCCAAGGTAAAACGGAAACTTGGTTTGCTTGCCGGTAAAATCAAAATACCGGATGATTTTCTGGATGAAAATAAGGAAATAAATGTTATGTTTTACGGTGAACAGTCGTGA
- a CDS encoding BREX system ATP-binding domain-containing protein has translation MTIQQNEFFKLLENSDNFKLRRAVERLRDGLFDPFGVRLLTTHETQLNQAFDQGVQALEQNASPHLCVCGSYGQGKSHSLTYLGQRALDQGFVTSQINLDPREISFHDFRQVYRSLISHIRFPGSELSLVKWWKEWVGSQLQASEKSCNDPLTIIPESMPHFFKSVLTALVQENMTLPPRWKGMKKYTTYRPREFPWLLANALNGAVLPVHRLRHALKYRQVSFYKDASLVCKGWEPYFEAVCSFAAMFKTMGFKGWVLLFDEGESITQRSIIQRRKSYEILHRFFSPFSPHTGLYPIFAFTDDFFLQVQLEDYDRAKVCNEEEFPYFELNYGEAWRQLRVHRLHNLTGPEWEELSGRLIHLHARAYGWEPPATGTRQQMAAVVASTGGQDARLKLKALVNQLDLLSSRMYEFFPVTTS, from the coding sequence ATGACGATACAGCAAAATGAGTTTTTCAAGCTGCTGGAAAACTCCGATAATTTCAAGCTGCGAAGAGCAGTGGAGCGTTTGCGGGATGGTCTTTTTGATCCCTTCGGCGTGCGGCTGTTAACCACTCATGAGACGCAGCTAAATCAGGCCTTTGACCAGGGTGTCCAAGCCCTGGAGCAAAATGCATCTCCCCATCTTTGTGTTTGCGGTTCCTATGGCCAGGGTAAATCCCATAGCCTTACCTATCTTGGTCAACGAGCCCTTGATCAGGGCTTTGTTACCAGTCAGATCAATCTTGATCCCCGGGAAATTTCCTTTCATGACTTTCGCCAGGTTTACCGGTCTCTGATTAGTCACATTCGTTTTCCAGGCAGTGAATTATCCCTGGTGAAATGGTGGAAAGAGTGGGTTGGTTCACAACTGCAAGCGTCTGAAAAGTCTTGCAACGATCCGCTGACGATTATTCCGGAGTCCATGCCTCATTTTTTCAAGTCCGTGTTAACTGCCCTGGTTCAGGAAAATATGACCCTTCCACCACGCTGGAAGGGAATGAAAAAATATACCACGTATCGGCCCCGGGAGTTTCCCTGGCTGCTGGCCAATGCCTTGAATGGTGCCGTCTTGCCGGTGCATCGTCTGCGCCATGCCCTGAAGTATCGTCAGGTCTCATTTTATAAAGATGCATCGCTGGTCTGTAAAGGGTGGGAACCCTATTTTGAGGCGGTTTGCAGCTTTGCGGCCATGTTTAAAACCATGGGTTTTAAAGGTTGGGTGCTGCTTTTTGACGAGGGAGAGTCAATTACCCAGCGGTCGATTATTCAGCGCCGCAAAAGTTATGAGATTCTTCATCGTTTTTTCTCGCCATTTTCTCCCCATACCGGACTCTATCCCATCTTTGCTTTTACCGATGACTTTTTTCTCCAGGTGCAGTTGGAAGACTACGACCGGGCAAAAGTTTGCAATGAAGAGGAATTTCCCTATTTTGAGCTGAACTATGGGGAAGCCTGGCGGCAGTTGCGCGTTCATCGCCTCCATAATCTTACCGGGCCTGAATGGGAAGAGCTCAGTGGAAGGCTCATCCACTTGCATGCCAGGGCCTATGGATGGGAACCGCCGGCAACCGGGACCCGACAGCAAATGGCAGCGGTGGTGGCGTCAACTGGTGGCCAGGATGCCCGCCTGAAGCTCAAGGCCTTGGTTAATCAATTGGACCTTCTATCTTCCAGGATGTATGAATTCTTCCCTGTTACAACTTCCTAA
- a CDS encoding class I adenylate-forming enzyme family protein translates to MTTCDYVKLTILLENSLEYVVSYYGILKAGAVAVPFGTDLKPDTLQPLLAELEAKILISSFRFERLLQATNLNTGLALVLKQPKLFQSSPSVSLFSWDEIMAGENDANPKLTLTETGPASIIYTSGSTGKPKGVMLSHGNIASNTRSICQYLQLTADDIQMVVLPFFYVMGKSLLNSHFAVGGRRCQRGRLNPSVRRQTSKTQDSFNNQIPACPAKKSQRQNRPRQMPGPFEIGISSPVCI, encoded by the coding sequence TTGACCACCTGTGATTACGTAAAATTGACCATCCTGCTGGAAAATTCGCTGGAATACGTGGTCAGCTACTACGGCATCCTCAAAGCCGGGGCGGTTGCCGTCCCCTTCGGCACCGATCTTAAACCAGACACCCTGCAGCCGCTGCTGGCCGAGCTGGAAGCAAAAATTCTGATCTCCAGCTTTCGTTTCGAACGACTGCTGCAGGCCACAAATCTCAATACCGGCCTTGCCCTTGTTCTCAAGCAGCCGAAACTTTTCCAATCGTCCCCGTCGGTTTCCCTCTTCTCCTGGGATGAAATCATGGCTGGCGAGAATGACGCCAATCCGAAGCTCACTCTCACCGAAACCGGGCCGGCCTCAATCATCTACACCTCCGGCTCCACCGGCAAACCCAAAGGGGTAATGCTCTCCCATGGCAACATCGCCAGCAACACCCGTTCCATCTGCCAGTATCTCCAGCTCACCGCTGACGATATCCAGATGGTGGTTCTGCCTTTTTTCTACGTCATGGGCAAATCCCTGCTCAATAGCCATTTCGCCGTCGGCGGCCGACGATGTCAGCGCGGAAGACTTAATCCGTCAGTGCGCCGCCAGACTTCCAAAACACAAGATTCCTTCAATAATCAAATTCCTGCGTGCCCTGCCAAAAAAAGCCAGCGGCAAAATCGACCGCGACAAATGCCTGGCCCTTTTGAAATAGGAATTTCATCTCCTGTTTGTATCTGA
- a CDS encoding helix-hairpin-helix domain-containing protein — translation MNKKRSMYVVLFFTFLMMITFTSASALLAADSASGKASKININTATAEQLTELKRIGPVYAKRIIEYRKAKGPFEKPEDIIKVKGIGPKTLEANIDIITVE, via the coding sequence ATGAACAAGAAAAGATCAATGTATGTCGTTTTATTTTTTACTTTTCTGATGATGATTACTTTCACGAGTGCGAGTGCTCTGCTGGCAGCTGATTCCGCTTCCGGCAAAGCCAGCAAAATAAACATAAATACAGCCACTGCTGAACAGCTGACCGAGCTGAAAAGGATCGGCCCTGTTTATGCTAAACGGATCATTGAATACCGGAAAGCTAAGGGCCCATTCGAAAAACCTGAAGATATCATTAAGGTTAAAGGCATTGGGCCTAAAACCCTGGAGGCAAATATTGATATTATAACAGTTGAATAA
- a CDS encoding AAA domain-containing protein has protein sequence MNSSLLQLPNTFRTFYGAFSGLYPIQEQAIRPILANRDLIIQSATGSGKTEAVLAPCLERIISSGLAESAIYIVPTRALAFDIQRRFASVLRERLGIHFAIRTGDIKRSGGGRPDLMLTTPESLDVMLGSSNVDLRGFLRRVSTVIIDEVQPLIHHCRGRQLTYLLHRLERRISRPLQKIALSATIADPVVVGRFLHLRPDFVLLTESVSRQILPRLLQLKNDESELVNLLGDLSREWQYRKILIFANSRGRCDKIFSVLNQQGVFKGMAELHYSNLNVRERQAVEKRFRRRPRSVCIATSTLELGIDVGDVDAVILFEPPDSVSAFLQRIGRSNRRQDTIHFWGICRGERASEQLLRFLALLHLAREGRVESSLPKMLPSVLSQQLVSCLYEKKRLSLKALQELFSGSTAGDDVAALQDIFNSLRRKRWLKETAVSGLYAGGWFYWDALVEHQIWSNFPESEQDYSLEILGESVADIPQSIVKQFDPGDHVLLAGRRLRIVSIDEGKRKRVVAEPSERLDAKELSWLGMGIHVSYEVAQAMRAVLKSTRAEDNVAAPGLFSRTRMFIRQELEKDKRVVTLANGIEVLRTANGSYYYRTFIGAVGNLVLAWSIREAYAEQEEDLQVAADEIGLSCSCLIDFRQLSLPLTDEDFSLWLERHFKVLRVMFPLNSFCSTLPKELLLRELAGFIRDPRLIDFFKCCQNQSSEIVQGDPENLDVWPQPVNNEQLLLDIPAKGEPLLAWEKKRRADRVIPVCDFYAGYQLRALTGSIIGGYFRHHQCRRWFCFHFLPSAAQPLCNRPQGEDDLAARKQTILDHLNSHHQILSIIAEKDENGRTKSLKDRFAETVSQLQCVADEQNATAGKYIYRPVLLADNILSPSSAFFNFHDSHDKQKISLPGVGVPGLIRIVAGEEEEIVLQVGDIKSSRQPQYYQKWQVAFYAFLLRGLVQHDRRFLRLKVADSGFLFNPSPLDDFPRRHTFALQPYFASVKIIFANLQASLCASPIQAGWQLQKHCVSCSYFEFCYEQALREEEVQFIPRLTSGLLRKMRSRGLATFNSDADFHQSFSPAQRDYLQGAISALDQHKITILKKKTSRFPANISTSFFVYLVNDPLTALPRGVGLGFLERGKVLEIMTWTVCGDRDEVQDGSEGERRRIWREFSSFFLGLWQAAVQDGRGPHIFLFGDETRQGISTWAVLMEDAPLSAIFRPGIDAYCTDLQDVFFDHFLFPLPGVMTLFALNRLLGLLAETEIDIPESLFHGDRRMEMAPGAGENDVSSGYRDRIKSHLTSTCRLIMKLEQWIGENLESEWQRDDWRIIHPDDLDRSTACRQFIEAEKIQQERELRSLQELSLAERVERFRALGPLRFTGTTLDDEGRFLYLFSLVDRQLGVTKFRPGDFLKLVPCGVHDLQSGMPVIMIRYDVEAGQVGVSFRLGRNRGSPKAFSPSLTYSLEEDGEDFQSAKLLEVVQKGFSAGNHQPIIDLFAGELAYEQPPASQKWLSGWLPSEGASARLNPSQQQALALPFQYALSLISGPPGSGKTNLLGWILIALIRQAQTNGSHLRIAVSAVTHQAIDQVLNKVVNLVNIHEIANFPARCVKWGRWEDEQCADKIPKMRVEPINSAKSAEEVLSFPYLIVGATGYGLQAMMQNYHKGDGNFPKFFDWVIFDEASQILTPQAMLSLVHGKGNFIFLGDVCQLPPVIRSSIFKEELENEVEHLPSVAAESRCSLLDILLRRYPHRSRQLEVTYRMNAEICRFPSRTWYDGRLHPAAGNAKARLLLTGMPGNDLLDKIIDPEKPVVLVGMNHQGCGQESMEEANLLSRLAARLMRDYGIHQEQMAIISPHRAQNNAIFRALSVLLGGIGDLPVIDTVERLQGAEREVIFFGFTCSDADLVLAEFLNNPHRFNVAITRARRKLIVVGSKTFFGAVATSEKQLQSNACFKDFFAYCRKNNCYFEAENQW, from the coding sequence ATGAATTCTTCCCTGTTACAACTTCCTAATACTTTCAGAACATTTTATGGTGCTTTTTCCGGTTTGTATCCTATTCAGGAGCAGGCCATCAGGCCGATTTTGGCTAATCGTGATCTCATCATCCAGTCCGCCACCGGCAGCGGTAAGACCGAGGCCGTGCTGGCTCCCTGCCTGGAGCGCATTATCAGCTCGGGATTGGCCGAATCCGCCATCTATATTGTTCCCACCCGCGCCCTGGCCTTTGATATCCAGCGGCGCTTTGCCTCGGTTCTGCGTGAACGTCTGGGGATTCATTTTGCCATCCGTACCGGGGATATTAAACGCAGCGGTGGTGGTCGTCCGGATCTCATGCTGACTACCCCGGAATCGCTGGATGTGATGCTGGGCAGTTCCAATGTTGATTTGCGCGGTTTTCTTCGGCGGGTTAGCACGGTTATAATCGATGAAGTTCAGCCGTTAATCCATCACTGCCGGGGCCGACAGCTAACCTATCTCCTGCATCGATTGGAACGCCGGATTAGCAGGCCGCTACAGAAAATTGCCCTGTCAGCGACCATCGCCGACCCCGTTGTCGTTGGCCGGTTTTTACATCTCAGGCCGGATTTTGTCCTGCTGACTGAAAGTGTCAGCCGTCAGATTCTGCCCCGGCTGCTGCAGCTGAAAAATGATGAAAGTGAACTGGTGAATCTGCTGGGCGATTTGTCCCGGGAATGGCAGTATCGGAAAATTCTGATCTTTGCCAATAGTCGTGGCCGTTGTGATAAAATTTTCAGCGTCTTGAATCAGCAAGGGGTGTTCAAAGGAATGGCGGAGCTGCATTATTCCAACCTCAATGTCAGAGAACGGCAAGCGGTTGAAAAAAGATTTCGCCGCCGTCCACGTTCGGTATGTATTGCTACCAGCACGCTGGAGTTGGGTATTGATGTTGGTGATGTTGACGCGGTAATTCTTTTTGAACCACCGGACTCGGTTTCTGCTTTCCTTCAGCGGATTGGCCGGTCGAATCGCCGTCAGGACACGATTCATTTCTGGGGTATCTGTCGGGGCGAACGGGCGTCAGAGCAGCTTTTGCGTTTTCTCGCCTTGTTGCATCTGGCCCGGGAAGGCCGGGTGGAGTCATCTCTGCCTAAGATGTTGCCCAGCGTTTTGAGTCAGCAACTTGTTTCCTGTCTCTATGAAAAAAAGCGGCTCTCCCTGAAGGCGCTGCAAGAACTTTTTTCGGGGTCGACCGCGGGGGATGATGTCGCTGCTCTCCAGGATATTTTTAATTCTTTGCGGCGGAAAAGGTGGTTGAAAGAAACCGCGGTTTCCGGTCTGTATGCCGGCGGCTGGTTTTATTGGGATGCCCTGGTTGAACATCAAATCTGGAGCAATTTTCCGGAAAGTGAGCAGGATTACAGCCTGGAGATACTGGGTGAATCGGTAGCCGATATTCCCCAATCCATCGTCAAACAATTTGATCCCGGTGATCATGTCCTGCTGGCCGGGCGGCGATTGCGTATTGTCTCGATAGATGAGGGGAAACGTAAGCGGGTAGTGGCTGAACCGTCTGAAAGGCTGGACGCGAAAGAGCTCTCCTGGTTGGGGATGGGCATTCATGTTTCCTATGAAGTGGCGCAAGCCATGCGGGCCGTGCTGAAATCGACCAGGGCTGAGGATAATGTAGCCGCACCGGGGCTTTTTTCCCGGACCCGCATGTTTATCCGGCAAGAGCTGGAAAAAGATAAAAGAGTGGTGACGCTGGCGAACGGCATTGAGGTGCTGCGGACGGCCAATGGTTCGTATTATTACCGGACCTTTATTGGGGCGGTCGGCAACCTGGTTCTGGCCTGGAGCATCAGGGAAGCCTATGCCGAGCAGGAGGAGGATCTCCAGGTAGCAGCTGATGAGATTGGTCTGTCATGCTCCTGTCTGATTGATTTCAGACAGCTTTCACTACCCTTGACCGATGAGGACTTTAGCTTGTGGCTTGAACGTCACTTTAAGGTGCTGCGGGTCATGTTTCCCCTTAATTCTTTTTGTTCCACGCTGCCAAAAGAGTTGCTGCTGCGTGAACTTGCCGGTTTTATCCGGGATCCCCGGTTGATTGATTTTTTTAAGTGCTGCCAAAATCAGTCGTCTGAAATTGTTCAGGGCGACCCCGAAAATCTTGATGTATGGCCCCAGCCGGTGAACAATGAACAGCTTTTGCTTGATATTCCCGCCAAGGGTGAACCTTTGCTGGCCTGGGAGAAAAAACGCCGGGCCGACCGTGTTATCCCTGTTTGTGATTTCTATGCCGGCTACCAGCTCCGAGCTTTAACCGGAAGCATCATTGGCGGTTATTTCCGTCATCATCAATGCCGCCGCTGGTTTTGTTTTCATTTTTTGCCGTCGGCAGCTCAGCCGCTTTGCAATCGTCCCCAGGGGGAGGATGATCTGGCGGCCCGGAAACAAACTATCCTCGATCACTTGAACAGCCACCACCAGATTCTCAGCATCATCGCTGAAAAAGATGAAAACGGCAGGACTAAGTCGCTCAAGGATCGCTTTGCTGAAACCGTTTCTCAATTACAATGCGTAGCTGATGAACAAAACGCGACTGCCGGCAAATATATTTACCGGCCGGTGTTGCTGGCTGATAATATTTTATCGCCATCGTCAGCATTTTTTAATTTCCATGATTCCCATGATAAGCAAAAAATCAGCCTGCCCGGAGTGGGTGTCCCCGGGCTGATCCGAATAGTCGCGGGTGAAGAAGAGGAAATTGTCCTTCAGGTCGGGGATATCAAAAGCAGCAGACAGCCCCAATATTACCAGAAGTGGCAGGTGGCCTTTTATGCTTTTTTGCTGCGGGGATTAGTTCAGCATGATCGACGGTTCTTGCGGCTTAAAGTGGCGGACAGCGGTTTTTTGTTTAACCCATCTCCATTGGATGACTTTCCCCGGCGTCATACGTTCGCGCTGCAGCCCTATTTTGCCTCGGTTAAGATAATCTTTGCAAACCTCCAGGCATCGCTTTGTGCTTCGCCAATTCAGGCCGGCTGGCAGCTGCAAAAACATTGCGTCAGTTGCTCTTATTTTGAGTTTTGTTATGAACAGGCCTTAAGGGAGGAGGAAGTGCAGTTTATTCCGCGGCTGACCAGCGGTTTATTACGGAAAATGCGTTCCCGCGGTCTGGCGACTTTCAATTCGGATGCTGACTTTCATCAATCGTTTAGTCCCGCGCAGAGAGATTATCTGCAAGGGGCAATCAGTGCCTTGGATCAGCATAAAATTACCATCCTCAAAAAAAAGACCTCCCGGTTTCCGGCCAACATCTCAACCAGTTTTTTTGTTTATCTGGTGAATGATCCGCTTACCGCGTTGCCTCGGGGGGTGGGATTGGGTTTCCTGGAAAGAGGCAAGGTTTTAGAAATCATGACCTGGACGGTATGTGGGGATAGGGACGAGGTGCAGGATGGAAGCGAAGGGGAGCGCCGGCGGATCTGGCGGGAATTTTCTTCCTTCTTCCTGGGGTTGTGGCAGGCTGCGGTTCAGGACGGCCGGGGGCCGCACATCTTTTTGTTTGGCGACGAAACCAGGCAGGGAATCTCAACCTGGGCCGTGCTGATGGAAGATGCGCCGCTGAGCGCTATTTTTCGACCGGGTATTGATGCTTATTGCACGGATCTTCAGGATGTGTTTTTCGATCATTTTCTGTTTCCCCTTCCTGGTGTGATGACCCTGTTTGCCTTAAATCGACTCCTGGGTCTGTTGGCTGAAACGGAAATTGATATTCCCGAGAGCCTTTTCCATGGTGACCGGCGGATGGAGATGGCTCCTGGCGCCGGTGAAAATGATGTTAGCAGCGGTTACCGTGATCGGATAAAAAGCCATCTGACCAGCACCTGCCGACTGATCATGAAGCTTGAACAATGGATTGGGGAGAATCTGGAGAGTGAATGGCAGCGGGATGATTGGCGAATTATCCATCCGGATGATCTTGACAGGAGTACCGCCTGTCGTCAATTTATCGAAGCCGAAAAAATTCAACAGGAAAGGGAGCTAAGGAGTTTACAGGAACTTTCACTGGCGGAACGGGTGGAGCGTTTTCGGGCGCTGGGGCCGCTTCGTTTTACCGGTACAACCCTGGATGACGAGGGGCGGTTTTTGTATCTGTTTTCCCTGGTTGATCGTCAGCTGGGAGTGACAAAGTTTCGCCCGGGGGATTTCCTTAAATTAGTTCCTTGTGGGGTTCATGATTTGCAGAGCGGTATGCCGGTGATCATGATCCGCTATGATGTTGAAGCCGGACAGGTGGGAGTTTCGTTTCGTCTGGGTCGAAACCGGGGATCGCCTAAAGCCTTTTCTCCATCTTTGACCTATTCGCTGGAAGAAGATGGGGAAGATTTTCAATCCGCCAAGCTGCTTGAGGTGGTGCAAAAAGGATTTTCTGCCGGCAATCATCAGCCGATAATCGATTTGTTTGCCGGTGAATTAGCCTATGAACAGCCGCCTGCGTCGCAAAAGTGGTTGTCGGGCTGGTTGCCGTCCGAGGGTGCTTCGGCCCGCTTGAATCCATCCCAGCAACAGGCCTTGGCTTTGCCTTTCCAATATGCCTTGAGTCTTATCAGCGGCCCGCCGGGAAGTGGTAAAACCAACCTCCTGGGCTGGATTCTTATCGCCCTGATTCGTCAGGCTCAAACAAACGGCAGCCATCTTCGGATTGCGGTGAGTGCGGTAACCCATCAGGCTATTGATCAGGTGCTCAACAAAGTCGTAAATCTCGTCAATATCCATGAGATAGCAAACTTTCCGGCCCGTTGTGTCAAATGGGGACGCTGGGAGGATGAGCAATGTGCTGACAAAATTCCAAAGATGCGGGTGGAACCCATCAATAGTGCCAAGTCTGCCGAGGAGGTTTTGTCTTTTCCTTATCTTATTGTGGGTGCTACCGGTTACGGCCTGCAGGCGATGATGCAAAATTACCATAAGGGAGACGGTAACTTCCCCAAGTTTTTTGATTGGGTAATTTTTGATGAGGCCTCCCAAATACTGACGCCCCAGGCCATGCTCAGCCTGGTGCATGGGAAAGGTAATTTTATTTTTCTAGGGGATGTTTGCCAGTTGCCGCCGGTCATCCGTTCGTCAATCTTTAAGGAAGAGCTGGAAAATGAGGTTGAACATCTTCCATCGGTTGCCGCTGAAAGCCGCTGTTCGCTGTTGGATATTCTGCTCCGTCGTTATCCCCACCGCAGCCGGCAGTTGGAGGTTACCTATCGCATGAATGCCGAGATCTGTCGGTTTCCCAGCCGCACATGGTATGATGGTCGGCTGCATCCGGCAGCGGGAAATGCCAAGGCCAGGTTGTTGTTAACGGGCATGCCTGGCAATGACCTGCTTGATAAGATTATTGATCCGGAAAAACCAGTAGTTTTGGTGGGAATGAATCATCAAGGCTGTGGTCAGGAATCAATGGAGGAGGCCAACCTTCTGTCACGCCTGGCCGCTCGATTAATGCGGGATTACGGGATTCACCAAGAGCAAATGGCCATTATTTCCCCCCATCGAGCCCAAAATAACGCGATTTTCCGTGCATTGAGTGTGTTATTGGGAGGTATTGGCGACCTGCCGGTTATCGATACGGTTGAGCGCCTGCAGGGAGCGGAGCGGGAGGTGATTTTTTTTGGTTTTACCTGTTCCGATGCGGATCTGGTGCTGGCGGAATTTTTGAATAATCCTCATCGATTCAACGTGGCCATAACCAGAGCCCGCCGAAAATTGATTGTCGTTGGCAGTAAAACCTTTTTTGGGGCAGTTGCCACCTCGGAAAAGCAGCTTCAATCCAATGCCTGTTTTAAGGATTTTTTTGCCTACTGTCGCAAGAATAATTGTTACTTTGAAGCAGAAAATCAGTGGTAA
- a CDS encoding type II toxin-antitoxin system VapC family toxin encodes MKILVDTHIFLWMLSCPDRLSEKRRYDLESPANEVFLSAMSIAELMIKRAIGKIDIEFDPLEMARKIGLEMLSFSGEDAMALGKLPLHHKDPFDRMLIVQSLNNKFFLMTDDAKFLHYDCKII; translated from the coding sequence GTGAAAATCCTGGTTGATACCCATATCTTTCTCTGGATGTTGTCTTGTCCCGACCGACTCAGTGAAAAAAGGCGTTATGATCTTGAGTCGCCGGCAAATGAGGTCTTCCTAAGCGCCATGAGTATTGCCGAGCTTATGATTAAACGTGCAATTGGCAAAATTGATATTGAGTTTGACCCACTGGAAATGGCTCGGAAAATCGGTCTTGAGATGCTCTCATTTTCTGGTGAAGACGCCATGGCTTTAGGAAAATTGCCGCTTCACCATAAAGATCCTTTCGACCGGATGTTAATTGTCCAGTCACTGAACAACAAGTTTTTCCTGATGACGGATGATGCCAAGTTTTTGCATTATGACTGTAAAATCATATGA
- a CDS encoding BREX system ATP-binding domain-containing protein produces MMTGEELDGLKPFQARSIIESLRKGSVPADYVPFFTVGRDNWIKFIEDDLENYIAKGGAKVRFIRGDYGDGKTHFMSIIRHLALRQGFAVSFVVLTREVPIHKFEAVYQAIVRQLRGNFEGVGIRNLLNQWLDGLEQQQASPSPDYIANLGETLRDLPGMNVNFANAMISLANNRFLPLLEGETKDERNANREIIFHWFEAGKVAKRELKPFGIFEVVNKANSKQMLNSLNTFLRYLGHQGLVLLLDELEIVIAQSTSIRNAAYENVRLLIDNTEQAEYFHIFFAIIPDVLLSEKGFKSYDALWSRVRSVGEQKRLNYRGVLVDLHQTPLKAEELVSLGQCLRHIHQIAYRWDAKAVVTDKILLDICQNQKKMGLLSEVRLFVKQVIRLLDMTEQGEAPVENLDLGEHIVASQQEMEQEKLEQLQPSWDK; encoded by the coding sequence ATGATGACCGGGGAAGAGCTCGACGGGTTGAAGCCGTTTCAGGCCCGCTCCATTATTGAATCGCTGCGCAAGGGAAGTGTGCCGGCTGACTATGTTCCTTTTTTTACAGTGGGGCGGGACAACTGGATCAAATTTATTGAAGATGATCTGGAGAATTATATCGCCAAGGGTGGGGCCAAGGTCCGTTTTATTCGGGGTGATTATGGCGATGGCAAGACTCATTTCATGTCCATTATTCGTCATCTTGCCTTGCGGCAGGGGTTCGCGGTCTCTTTTGTGGTTTTGACGCGTGAGGTGCCGATTCACAAATTTGAAGCTGTCTATCAAGCCATTGTCCGTCAACTTCGCGGTAATTTTGAGGGGGTTGGCATTCGAAATCTCCTGAATCAGTGGCTTGACGGTCTGGAGCAACAGCAGGCATCTCCTTCACCAGACTACATTGCCAATCTGGGAGAAACCCTGCGTGACTTGCCGGGGATGAACGTGAATTTTGCCAATGCCATGATATCACTGGCAAATAACCGGTTTCTGCCATTGTTGGAGGGCGAAACCAAGGATGAGCGGAACGCCAACCGGGAGATTATTTTCCATTGGTTTGAGGCCGGTAAGGTGGCCAAACGGGAGCTTAAGCCCTTTGGCATTTTTGAGGTGGTGAACAAGGCCAACAGCAAACAGATGCTCAATTCCCTGAATACTTTTTTGCGTTATCTTGGCCACCAGGGGCTTGTATTGTTGCTCGATGAACTGGAGATCGTTATTGCCCAGTCCACCTCGATCCGCAACGCGGCCTACGAGAATGTGCGGCTGCTGATTGATAATACGGAACAGGCGGAATATTTTCATATCTTTTTCGCCATCATCCCGGACGTTTTATTGTCGGAAAAAGGGTTTAAATCCTACGATGCCCTCTGGAGTCGGGTACGTTCCGTTGGTGAACAGAAAAGGTTAAATTATCGTGGAGTTTTGGTTGACCTCCATCAGACGCCATTAAAAGCTGAGGAGTTGGTCAGTCTGGGTCAGTGTTTGCGGCATATTCACCAGATAGCTTATCGCTGGGATGCCAAAGCCGTAGTAACTGATAAAATTCTTCTGGATATTTGTCAAAACCAGAAGAAGATGGGGCTTTTGAGTGAGGTCCGGCTTTTCGTGAAACAGGTTATTCGGCTGCTGGATATGACCGAGCAGGGGGAAGCTCCGGTCGAGAACCTGGATCTTGGCGAACATATTGTTGCCAGTCAGCAAGAGATGGAGCAGGAGAAGTTGGAGCAGCTGCAGCCAAGCTGGGACAAATAA
- a CDS encoding helix-hairpin-helix domain-containing protein — MERPVSRFIILFCAVILIFSTVSISLGAGSEKININTATAEQLAELKGIGPVYAKRIVEYRKANDPFKKPEDIMKVKGIGPKILAANIDIITVE, encoded by the coding sequence ATGGAAAGGCCAGTATCTCGATTCATCATCTTGTTTTGTGCTGTCATTTTAATCTTTTCAACCGTGAGCATCAGCCTGGGAGCTGGCTCTGAGAAGATAAACATCAATACGGCCACGGCCGAACAGCTCGCCGAACTAAAAGGGATAGGACCAGTTTACGCCAAGCGGATTGTCGAATACCGGAAAGCTAATGACCCGTTCAAAAAGCCGGAAGACATCATGAAAGTAAAAGGTATTGGCCCCAAGATACTGGCAGCAAACATCGATATTATAACGGTCGAATAG